Proteins encoded in a region of the Pseudomonadota bacterium genome:
- a CDS encoding DUF362 domain-containing protein, producing MERVVIGKCDTYEAGKLKEFLHKGFEEINFNVDHSRVLLKPNLLSGKPPEKAVNTHPEFIRALAEILLDYSCDVYIGDSPGYESTEKALKNSGIMDIVEGTGLKVSHFDKKIIKKWHGISPYKEFVFGEDPNHYDVVINLPKLKTHGMMGLTLGVKNTFGFIHSFDKAKWHLRAGRDRMLFASILIDIHSIVKPEVTILDGIIGMDGDGPSSGRARNFGVVAISRDALILDYCVEGLIGLPSPLPVSLKAKSKELIKGYEIVAYGMPIVISDFQMPKTVDADWNLPVFAKNILRNMFVKKPKLDKGMCKGCGICIDVCPADALTFSEEVPLFDYKKCIRCYCCQEMCPEGAIKV from the coding sequence TTGGAAAGGGTTGTAATAGGCAAATGTGATACGTATGAAGCTGGTAAGCTTAAGGAGTTTCTTCATAAAGGTTTTGAAGAAATAAATTTTAATGTAGACCACTCAAGGGTTCTGCTGAAACCAAATCTTTTAAGTGGCAAACCACCCGAAAAGGCAGTAAATACCCATCCCGAGTTTATAAGGGCACTGGCTGAAATATTATTAGACTATTCCTGCGATGTGTATATAGGGGATAGCCCTGGATACGAATCAACTGAAAAGGCCTTGAAAAATTCTGGCATTATGGACATAGTTGAAGGTACTGGCTTAAAGGTTTCACATTTTGATAAAAAAATCATTAAGAAATGGCATGGCATTTCTCCTTATAAAGAATTCGTATTCGGTGAGGATCCAAACCACTACGATGTCGTTATAAACCTCCCAAAGCTAAAAACCCACGGGATGATGGGATTGACCCTTGGAGTGAAAAACACCTTTGGGTTTATCCATTCCTTTGATAAGGCAAAGTGGCACCTCAGGGCAGGCAGGGACAGAATGCTTTTTGCCTCAATACTCATAGATATCCATAGTATTGTCAAGCCTGAGGTAACAATCTTAGATGGAATCATCGGGATGGATGGAGATGGGCCCTCAAGCGGCAGGGCAAGAAACTTTGGTGTTGTTGCCATATCCAGGGATGCACTCATTCTTGATTATTGTGTCGAGGGACTGATAGGTTTACCATCGCCATTACCCGTAAGTTTAAAGGCAAAAAGTAAGGAATTAATAAAGGGTTATGAAATTGTAGCCTATGGAATGCCCATTGTAATAAGCGACTTTCAGATGCCTAAGACGGTGGATGCTGATTGGAACCTCCCTGTATTTGCGAAGAACATTTTGAGAAACATGTTTGTCAAGAAACCGAAACTGGATAAAGGCATGTGTAAGGGCTGCGGTATATGTATAGATGTCTGCCCTGCAGATGCGCTCACCTTTTCTGAAGAAGTACCATTATTCGATTATAAAAAATGCATCCGGTGTTATTGCTGCCAGGAGATGTGTCCTGAAGGGGCGATCAAGGTATAA
- a CDS encoding tetratricopeptide repeat protein, with protein sequence MKRLVLFILIALIPLPLFGGDYSSSILLFLKGYRSEVQGKSDGAIEYYKSALHYNPDSSYIRSELSLSYIRKGEFEKARELLKEAIDIDPKNRSALILLGGLYSTEGKLKEARTLYERCIEMNEEDTEAYLFLGSISVAEKNYMKATGIYEKILGYDDENIIALYYSGRLNAELKNYGEAKKYYMKVVDLKPNFEPALLDLGTIYEIEGDFDKAIGYYQKIVNIDPANKKARSRIANIFIKKKDYNRAIHEFEKLSDIDREDLSIRIKIGLLHLEEGRYEEAIREFNILLSSKPKNNTVRLYLAMAWKEKGETRKAIDEFLKIDPKSEEFQNAIRNLTLLYIKSGLIDEGIDKIKGYLEEKKDNIEIYIMLSMLYEEKMDYKSGIEVLEKAKVLTPENVDLLYQIGMLYEKNGDTERALQHMEEVLSIDPEYVNALNFIGYTWAEKGINLDKAEEMIKKALMKRPDDGYIIDSIGWVYYKKGDYVNALTEILRAHQSLPDDPTIAEHLGDVYVSLKEYDKAIDYFEKSIKLEKKEDKKKILEMKIKSLEEKKR encoded by the coding sequence CCCTTATCCCTCTTCCACTCTTCGGGGGTGACTACTCTTCATCCATTCTTCTTTTTTTGAAAGGTTATAGAAGTGAAGTTCAGGGTAAATCTGATGGTGCCATCGAGTATTATAAATCGGCACTTCACTACAACCCGGACTCATCCTATATAAGAAGTGAACTTTCCCTTTCATATATTAGAAAAGGTGAGTTTGAAAAGGCAAGAGAACTTTTAAAAGAAGCAATCGATATAGACCCGAAAAATCGCAGCGCCCTGATCCTGCTCGGTGGTTTATATTCCACCGAGGGCAAGCTAAAAGAAGCAAGAACATTGTACGAGAGATGCATTGAAATGAACGAAGAGGACACCGAGGCATATCTGTTTCTTGGTTCGATATCCGTTGCTGAAAAGAACTACATGAAGGCTACCGGGATTTATGAAAAGATTTTAGGGTATGACGATGAAAACATAATAGCCCTTTACTATTCAGGCAGGTTGAATGCTGAATTGAAAAACTATGGTGAAGCAAAAAAGTATTACATGAAGGTTGTTGATTTAAAACCCAATTTTGAACCCGCCCTTTTAGACCTTGGCACAATATACGAAATTGAAGGCGATTTTGACAAGGCGATAGGATATTATCAAAAGATAGTCAATATAGACCCAGCGAATAAAAAGGCAAGGTCAAGGATTGCAAACATTTTTATCAAGAAAAAGGATTACAACAGGGCAATTCACGAGTTTGAAAAGCTATCAGATATAGACAGGGAAGACCTTTCGATAAGGATAAAAATAGGACTTCTGCATCTTGAAGAAGGGCGATATGAAGAGGCAATTAGAGAATTTAATATCTTACTCTCATCGAAGCCCAAAAATAACACAGTGAGGTTGTATTTAGCCATGGCCTGGAAGGAAAAGGGGGAAACGAGAAAGGCCATAGATGAGTTTCTCAAGATAGACCCCAAATCAGAAGAGTTCCAGAATGCAATCAGGAACCTGACACTACTTTATATAAAATCAGGGTTAATAGATGAGGGAATAGATAAGATTAAAGGTTACCTTGAGGAGAAAAAGGATAATATAGAAATATACATAATGCTCTCAATGCTCTACGAGGAGAAGATGGATTACAAAAGCGGCATTGAGGTATTAGAAAAGGCAAAGGTATTGACTCCGGAAAATGTGGATCTCCTCTATCAGATAGGCATGCTGTATGAAAAAAATGGGGATACCGAGCGTGCGCTCCAGCATATGGAGGAAGTGCTGAGCATTGACCCTGAATACGTAAATGCCCTCAATTTTATCGGCTATACATGGGCAGAAAAAGGCATTAACCTCGATAAGGCAGAGGAAATGATAAAAAAGGCACTTATGAAAAGACCCGATGACGGATACATTATAGACAGCATTGGCTGGGTGTACTATAAAAAGGGTGATTATGTGAATGCCCTGACTGAGATATTGAGGGCCCATCAGTCTTTGCCCGATGACCCCACTATTGCTGAACATTTAGGCGATGTGTATGTGAGCCTGAAGGAATATGATAAGGCTATTGATTATTTTGAGAAATCCATAAAATTAGAAAAGAAAGAGGATAAGAAAAAGATTCTTGAGATGAAAATAAAGAGTCTTGAAGAAAAGAAAAGGTGA